The following are encoded in a window of Halorarum salinum genomic DNA:
- a CDS encoding acyltransferase, whose translation MTGYVAGTDSQIDADATVGYPDEGDGENTVIGANATVRAGTIIYDGVDIGDDFTTGHNAVVREDTRMGDDVLVGSETVVDGRCTIGSEVSMQTGVYVPPKTRIHDGVFLGPHAVLTNDPYPLRQDVDLEGPTIHEGASVGANATVLPGVTVGENAFVAAGAVVTEDVPADTLAVGVPAEHEPLPDDLEGGNLDR comes from the coding sequence ATGACCGGCTACGTCGCCGGAACCGACAGCCAGATCGACGCGGACGCGACCGTCGGCTACCCCGACGAGGGGGACGGCGAGAACACGGTGATCGGGGCGAACGCGACGGTCCGCGCCGGCACGATCATCTACGACGGCGTGGACATCGGCGACGACTTCACGACGGGTCACAACGCGGTCGTCCGCGAGGACACCCGCATGGGGGACGACGTCCTCGTCGGCTCGGAGACGGTCGTCGACGGCCGGTGTACCATCGGCTCGGAGGTGAGCATGCAGACGGGCGTCTACGTCCCGCCGAAGACGAGGATCCACGACGGCGTCTTCCTCGGGCCACACGCCGTGCTGACGAACGACCCCTACCCGCTCCGGCAGGACGTCGACCTCGAGGGGCCGACGATCCACGAGGGCGCCTCCGTCGGGGCGAACGCGACGGTGCTCCCGGGCGTGACCGTCGGCGAGAACGCGTTCGTCGCCGCCGGCGCCGTCGTTACCGAGGACGTGCCCGCCGACACGCTCGCGGTCGGCGTGCCGGCCGAGCACGAACCGCTCCCCGACGACCTGGAAGGGGGGAACCTCGACCGATGA